A section of the Euzebya rosea genome encodes:
- a CDS encoding GDP-L-fucose synthase family protein encodes MSERTQLSGKQVLVTGGAGFLGRKVCERLEEEGAAPVVLRSADVDLTRQAETEEYLAELRPDIVIHLAAEVGGIGANRDNPGRYFYANATMGIHLIEAARVTGVEKFVQIGTVCAYPKFTPIPFREETIWDGYPEETNAPYGVAKKSLLVMLEAYRQQYGFNGIYLLPVNLYGPGDNFDLHSSHVIPALIRKFTAAVDGVDGAATDVVEVWGTGAASREFLHVDDAARGILMGTRDHHDSEPVNLGSAHEITIKDLVETIGRLTGFDGEIRWDTTKPDGQPRRKLDTSRAEARFGFVSEIGFEEGLAGTIAWWRANRDAVMAEERS; translated from the coding sequence GTGAGTGAGCGGACCCAGCTCAGCGGCAAGCAGGTGCTCGTCACCGGTGGGGCCGGATTCCTCGGTCGCAAGGTCTGCGAGCGACTCGAGGAGGAGGGCGCCGCACCGGTCGTGCTCCGAAGCGCCGATGTGGACCTGACCCGTCAGGCGGAGACCGAGGAGTACCTCGCCGAGCTCCGGCCGGACATCGTCATCCACCTCGCCGCCGAGGTGGGGGGCATCGGGGCCAACCGGGACAACCCCGGCCGCTACTTCTACGCCAACGCCACGATGGGCATCCACCTCATCGAAGCGGCCCGCGTCACCGGGGTCGAGAAGTTCGTCCAGATCGGTACGGTCTGCGCGTACCCGAAGTTCACCCCCATCCCGTTTCGCGAGGAAACGATCTGGGACGGGTACCCCGAGGAGACCAACGCCCCCTACGGCGTGGCCAAGAAGTCCCTGCTGGTCATGCTGGAGGCCTACCGGCAGCAGTACGGCTTCAACGGGATCTACCTGCTACCGGTGAACCTCTACGGGCCGGGCGACAACTTCGACCTGCATTCCAGCCATGTCATCCCGGCCCTGATCCGCAAGTTCACCGCGGCGGTCGACGGCGTCGACGGGGCGGCCACCGATGTCGTCGAGGTGTGGGGGACCGGGGCCGCGAGCCGCGAGTTCCTGCATGTCGACGATGCGGCCCGCGGCATCCTCATGGGCACCCGGGACCATCACGACTCCGAACCCGTCAACCTTGGGTCGGCGCACGAGATCACCATCAAGGACCTGGTGGAGACCATCGGTCGCCTCACCGGTTTCGACGGCGAGATCCGGTGGGACACGACCAAGCCCGACGGCCAGCCCAGGCGCAAGCTCGACACGTCACGGGCCGAGGCCCGGTTCGGGTTCGTCTCCGAGATCGGCTTCGAGGAAGGACTTGCGGGCACCATCGCGTGGTGGCGGGCGAACCGCGACGCGGTGATGGCCGAGGAGCGATCGTGA
- a CDS encoding WecB/TagA/CpsF family glycosyltransferase: MTLPPRVDLLGVPLSATSYADVLELIDTPPVGERARTLAFCNVHSVMTARGDETLRTALRELDVTTTDGMPLVWALRRLGVPDQERVYGPDLMEMALPHGVDRGWRHYFYGAAPETLEKLLANVRASVPGIDIVGSHSPPYRALSEQEEEERLAEIRDSGATHVWVGLGMPKQELFVHRVADRLPGQTLLAVGAAFDMHAGVVSQAPDWIQDKGLEWAYRWAQEPRRLTSRYLVNNPMFLLLLALQLLRSRLGGHEPTMGSTR; the protein is encoded by the coding sequence GTGACGCTCCCGCCCCGGGTGGACCTGCTCGGGGTCCCGTTGTCGGCCACGTCCTACGCGGACGTGCTCGAGCTCATCGACACCCCACCCGTCGGCGAGCGGGCCCGCACCCTCGCCTTCTGCAACGTGCACTCCGTGATGACCGCTCGCGGTGACGAGACCCTCCGCACGGCACTCCGCGAGCTCGATGTCACCACCACCGACGGCATGCCGTTGGTCTGGGCCCTGCGCAGGCTCGGTGTACCGGACCAGGAGCGCGTCTACGGCCCCGACCTCATGGAGATGGCGTTGCCCCACGGCGTCGACCGTGGCTGGCGCCACTACTTCTACGGGGCCGCTCCGGAGACACTCGAGAAGCTGCTGGCCAACGTGCGGGCGAGCGTTCCCGGGATCGACATCGTCGGCTCCCACAGCCCGCCGTACCGGGCCCTCAGCGAGCAGGAGGAGGAGGAGCGGCTCGCGGAGATCCGCGACTCGGGCGCCACACACGTGTGGGTCGGTCTCGGCATGCCCAAGCAGGAGCTGTTCGTGCACCGCGTCGCCGACCGGCTTCCCGGTCAGACCCTGCTCGCGGTCGGCGCCGCGTTCGACATGCACGCAGGCGTCGTCTCGCAGGCCCCCGACTGGATCCAGGACAAGGGCCTCGAATGGGCCTACCGGTGGGCGCAGGAGCCACGACGGCTGACGTCGAGGTACCTGGTCAACAACCCGATGTTCCTCCTGCTGCTCGCCCTCCAGCTGCTGCGTTCCCGCCTCGGAGGACACGAGCCGACGATGGGCTCGACGCGATGA